In Paraburkholderia terrae, the DNA window CGAGCGCCCCACCGACTCGGCCGCCTGCTCATGCGTGAAGCTGAACTCATCGAGCAGCCGCTGGATGCCCTGCGCCTCTTCCAGCGGGTTCAGGTCCTCGCGCTGGATATTCTCGATGAGTGCCATCGCGGCGGCAGCCTGATCGGGCACGTCGCGCACCAGGACAGGCACTTCTTCGAGACCAGCGAGGCGCGCAGCGCGAAAACGCCGCTCACCCGCGATGATTTCGAACTTCTCCGGAGAAACGGGCCGCACCAGAATCGGCTGCATCAGACCCTGTGCGCGAATGCTGGCCGCCAGTTCCTGCAGTGCCCCCTCGTCCATGCGCGTGCGCGGCTGATACTTGCCCGCCTGCATCTTGTCGAGCGGCAACGTGTGAGGTGCGCCGTTGATCTTCACCGCTTCGGTGATATCCGCGCTTCCGCCGAGCAGCGCTTCCAGCCCCCTGCCCAACCCCTTCTTCCGTGCTACTGCGTTCATCGTGGTTCCTCGATCCGCTTTGGATGATTGACGCTGCGTCATAGCAGGCGCACCCGCTCGATCATTTCCGCGCCGAACTGCACATAAGCCTGCGCGCCGCGCGATGCGCGGTCGAACACGACACCCGGCAGGCCGTAACTCGGCGCCTCGGCGAGTCGCACGTTCCGCGGAATGACGACGTCGAACACCTTGTCTCCAAAGTGCTCTTTCAGTTGTTCCGATACCTGCTGTTGCAGCGTGATGCGTGGATCGAACATCACACGCAACAAGCCGATCACCTTCAGGTCTCGGTTCAGGTTCGCATGCACCTGCTTGATCGTATTGATGAGGTCCGACAGGCCCTCGAGCGCGAAGTATTCGCATTGCATCGGGATAACGACGCCATGCGCGGCGCAGAGTCCGTTCAGCGTCAGCAGCGACAGTGCGGGAGGACAGTCGATCAGCACGAAGTCGTAGTCCGATACGACGTGCGCAATCGCCTCCTTGAGCTGACGCTCGCGATTCTCCATGCCCACGAGTTCGACTTCGGCCCCTGCCAGTT includes these proteins:
- a CDS encoding ParA family protein encodes the protein MAKIFCVANQKGGVGKTTTAVNLAASLASQGQRVLLIDLDPQGNATMGSGVDKAACENTVYEVLVDGVSLVDARVKSEAVSYDVVPANRELAGAEVELVGMENRERQLKEAIAHVVSDYDFVLIDCPPALSLLTLNGLCAAHGVVIPMQCEYFALEGLSDLINTIKQVHANLNRDLKVIGLLRVMFDPRITLQQQVSEQLKEHFGDKVFDVVIPRNVRLAEAPSYGLPGVVFDRASRGAQAYVQFGAEMIERVRLL
- a CDS encoding ParB/RepB/Spo0J family partition protein, whose product is MNAVARKKGLGRGLEALLGGSADITEAVKINGAPHTLPLDKMQAGKYQPRTRMDEGALQELAASIRAQGLMQPILVRPVSPEKFEIIAGERRFRAARLAGLEEVPVLVRDVPDQAAAAMALIENIQREDLNPLEEAQGIQRLLDEFSFTHEQAAESVGRSRSAVSNLLRLLNLASPVQTMLLAGDLDMGHARALLAVDGATQITLANQVVNKRMSVRETEKLVTATTKAVPTVKAKANNDGGRDTRRLEEELSDLLAATVKIKLGRRGRGQVLVDFGDLDALEGILVRLRGNAAAA